One genomic segment of Patescibacteria group bacterium includes these proteins:
- a CDS encoding Ig-like domain-containing protein: MKQIKISRLGKQFINLIEQELLAIISVGVVLAFLFSQSMAAGLPEEIALAEGSELQATEATVQTITDVSPSAGEVLFHGQPTIDFGSDIKGITRTDFEIWPKETGIKNFGNYLQILEKNEVTILGVSNGSHNIYVKAFGTLNINGVGFTFKTIRTLVKTIQVTNGSILIKFTAGAQIYTISTLQLEKETAENEPPAVPASIAVLPFHSTLVLNKYTPATFRPLVIVLDQDGKQISTTSGSLKWTTSDSNVATVDTNGLVIPKLPGSVTITVQVNGTELIAATSVLIRAAEEVPIIDITTPRTQSAAPTTEATNTTTTEENQTNTIAGFFTELFNLKPSSAANLNPATTTQTAPAASITAPAAASPTASADPGLLSKLITSVQNGMTTAALFIQQTLGQLVAQLIH; encoded by the coding sequence ATGAAACAAATAAAAATTAGCCGTCTCGGCAAACAATTTATCAATCTAATCGAGCAAGAACTCCTAGCCATTATTTCAGTGGGAGTAGTTTTAGCGTTTCTGTTTAGCCAATCAATGGCCGCCGGTTTGCCGGAAGAGATAGCTCTTGCGGAAGGAAGCGAACTACAGGCGACTGAAGCCACTGTGCAAACCATTACGGATGTATCCCCCTCAGCCGGTGAAGTGCTTTTCCACGGCCAACCTACAATCGATTTTGGTTCTGATATTAAAGGAATTACCCGGACTGATTTCGAAATCTGGCCAAAAGAAACCGGCATCAAGAACTTCGGTAATTATTTACAGATTCTAGAAAAGAATGAAGTCACCATTTTAGGCGTCAGCAATGGCAGCCATAATATTTACGTAAAAGCTTTCGGCACTTTAAATATTAATGGGGTCGGTTTTACTTTTAAAACTATCCGCACTTTAGTTAAAACTATTCAAGTGACCAATGGAAGCATCCTGATTAAATTTACCGCCGGCGCCCAAATCTACACTATTTCAACTTTGCAGTTGGAAAAAGAAACTGCCGAGAACGAACCCCCGGCCGTACCAGCCAGCATCGCCGTTCTGCCGTTTCATAGTACATTAGTTTTGAATAAATACACTCCGGCCACTTTTCGGCCATTAGTGATCGTGCTCGATCAAGACGGGAAACAAATTTCTACTACTAGCGGGTCGCTTAAATGGACAACGAGCGACTCTAATGTTGCCACGGTAGACACGAATGGATTGGTTATTCCCAAACTACCCGGTTCCGTCACTATCACCGTCCAAGTCAATGGCACTGAACTAATCGCGGCTACCTCGGTGTTAATTAGAGCTGCCGAGGAAGTGCCAATTATTGATATAACGACGCCTCGCACTCAGAGTGCGGCTCCCACTACAGAAGCAACTAATACAACCACTACTGAAGAAAATCAAACCAATACTATCGCCGGTTTCTTCACTGAGCTATTTAATTTAAAACCTTCTTCGGCTGCTAATTTGAATCCGGCTACCACCACTCAAACCGCGCCGGCTGCTTCTATCACTGCTCCGGCAGCAGCATCCCCCACTGCTTCTGCCGATCCAGGCTTACTGAGCAAGCTAATTACCAGTGTACAAAACGGCATGACTACTGCGGCTCTGTTTATCCAACAGACGCTGGGTCAGCTGGTGGCACAATTAATCCATTAA
- the secF gene encoding protein translocase subunit SecF, with translation MNVVKTFKFWIGLSVVLIIVGITAMFLYGYKTGIDFAGGTILELQIAQPKTPDTDTKMVITDAYKSKVNLDVAPQAEGGDRYFVRSAQINNDQKNTILVAVQEKFNQVSELRFESVDPTIGADVVRKAVLAVILAIFGILLYIAYAFRRVPGEVSAWRFGSAAVIALAHDVLILLGLYAIVGHFWGAEVDGMFITAVLTMVGFSVHDTIVTFDRVRENLRRRAGEDLVVLLNDSIVETIVRSINTSFTLFLVLVAMFFFGGPTLKFFTLAMIIGVIVGTYSSVFIASPLLLLGYKKH, from the coding sequence ATGAATGTAGTTAAAACTTTTAAATTCTGGATCGGATTGTCTGTGGTACTGATCATAGTCGGCATTACCGCCATGTTTCTTTATGGATACAAAACTGGCATCGATTTTGCCGGAGGCACTATTTTGGAATTGCAGATAGCTCAACCCAAAACTCCGGATACCGACACTAAAATGGTTATCACGGATGCCTACAAATCTAAAGTGAACTTGGATGTGGCGCCTCAGGCAGAGGGCGGTGATCGCTACTTTGTGCGCAGTGCTCAAATTAACAATGATCAGAAAAATACCATTCTGGTGGCCGTGCAAGAAAAATTCAACCAGGTGAGCGAGCTCAGGTTCGAATCGGTCGATCCGACCATCGGTGCTGATGTGGTACGCAAAGCCGTGCTGGCGGTGATCTTGGCTATTTTTGGTATCTTACTGTACATCGCCTACGCTTTTCGCAGAGTGCCGGGGGAGGTAAGTGCTTGGCGGTTCGGCAGCGCTGCCGTCATCGCTTTAGCGCATGATGTTTTGATTCTATTAGGCCTCTATGCTATTGTCGGTCATTTTTGGGGAGCGGAAGTAGACGGCATGTTTATTACGGCGGTTTTAACTATGGTGGGATTTTCTGTCCACGACACGATCGTAACCTTCGATCGGGTAAGAGAAAATTTGCGGCGCCGGGCGGGTGAAGATCTCGTTGTGCTGCTAAATGACAGTATTGTAGAAACCATTGTCCGGTCAATTAACACTTCCTTTACGCTGTTTTTAGTGCTGGTCGCAATGTTTTTCTTTGGCGGCCCCACTCTCAAATTCTTTACGCTAGCGATGATTATCGGAGTAATCGTGGGAACTTATTCCTCGGTCTTTATTGCTTCGCCCCTGCTGTTACTCGGATATAAAAAACATTAA
- a CDS encoding sugar phosphate nucleotidyltransferase: MDNLYAVIFAGGVGTRLWPVSRQNSPKQLKPFLDSNDTLVQKTWERVRKILPPENIYISTVKGYENFLIEQLPEFLPNHLIVEPELRNTCPAIGLATAVVAKEHPGAFMMNVWADHYYAQEDKWVEVIQKSFNYLKQHPELVVSVGLPIIYPYTGYGYLEVQSEPIIENVFAVKRFVEKPSLEQAQEFMQAGNYYWNPALWLWQGEKMLSIYRQLVPDIYQGLQTIQAAWGTPDELTVLQNTYPTFTKVAVDYAIFEKGPQMVLIPADLGWKDVGSWQSVHEVLNGKQKTGVAVKGKALVVNCQDVLVFNEDTDKLVTVVGLEDVAVVNTPDALLVVRKSRDQEVKGLVERLEKEEMTEYL; the protein is encoded by the coding sequence ATGGACAATCTCTATGCGGTGATTTTTGCGGGAGGAGTAGGGACGCGGTTGTGGCCAGTGAGCCGTCAAAATAGCCCCAAGCAACTCAAACCGTTTCTAGATAGCAACGATACGCTGGTCCAGAAAACGTGGGAAAGAGTGCGGAAGATTTTGCCACCAGAAAATATTTATATCAGCACAGTCAAAGGTTACGAAAATTTCTTAATCGAGCAACTACCCGAATTTCTACCAAATCATTTAATAGTAGAGCCGGAACTTAGAAACACTTGTCCGGCGATTGGGTTGGCAACGGCAGTAGTGGCAAAAGAACATCCCGGCGCTTTCATGATGAATGTGTGGGCGGATCATTATTATGCCCAGGAAGATAAATGGGTCGAAGTCATCCAAAAATCTTTTAATTATCTAAAACAACATCCGGAACTGGTTGTAAGCGTGGGATTGCCGATTATTTATCCGTATACAGGGTATGGCTATTTAGAAGTGCAGTCGGAGCCGATAATTGAAAATGTTTTTGCAGTGAAGCGATTTGTGGAAAAGCCTAGTCTGGAGCAGGCGCAAGAATTTATGCAAGCCGGCAATTATTATTGGAATCCGGCGCTGTGGCTGTGGCAAGGGGAAAAGATGTTATCTATCTACCGCCAGTTAGTGCCGGATATCTACCAAGGTCTGCAGACGATTCAGGCAGCTTGGGGGACACCGGATGAGTTAACTGTTTTGCAAAACACCTATCCCACCTTTACTAAAGTAGCGGTGGATTATGCTATTTTCGAAAAAGGTCCGCAGATGGTGCTGATCCCGGCTGATTTAGGCTGGAAGGATGTAGGGAGTTGGCAGTCGGTCCACGAAGTTTTAAACGGTAAACAGAAAACAGGAGTGGCGGTAAAGGGTAAGGCTTTAGTTGTAAACTGTCAGGATGTTTTGGTTTTTAATGAGGATACCGATAAGCTAGTGACCGTAGTCGGCTTAGAAGATGTCGCTGTCGTAAATACCCCGGATGCTCTGCTGGTAGTCAGAAAGAGCCGGGATCAAGAGGTGAAGGGTTTGGTGGAGAGATTAGAAAAGGAGGAGATGACAGAGTATTTATGA
- the thpR gene encoding RNA 2',3'-cyclic phosphodiesterase, which yields MNQRLFIAIHLDAATKLAIAKIAAKLPDSSALNKTRVDNLHLTLQFLGDTEEDLIPEIQIILNNVANRHPSAELKFTQLSAFPSWQQPHHLRLGVVNDSLKNIQADLLNSLIKIVPTLDARPFQPHITLARVKSLDVVTLNKLQSLNGVITLPAIMSATSIDLMASTLTPHGPIYTLISQHHLVPVDKKI from the coding sequence ATGAACCAACGACTCTTTATTGCGATTCATTTAGATGCTGCCACCAAATTGGCCATAGCTAAAATTGCGGCTAAACTGCCCGACTCTTCTGCTCTAAATAAAACTCGGGTAGACAATTTGCATTTAACTTTGCAATTCTTGGGTGATACGGAAGAAGATTTAATTCCAGAAATTCAAATCATACTTAACAATGTCGCCAACCGTCACCCGTCTGCGGAACTCAAATTTACTCAACTTAGCGCTTTCCCGTCATGGCAACAGCCCCATCATCTCCGACTGGGAGTTGTTAATGATTCCCTTAAAAACATACAAGCGGACTTACTAAACAGTTTGATTAAAATCGTGCCCACATTAGACGCTAGACCGTTTCAGCCTCATATTACTTTAGCTCGCGTCAAATCTCTCGACGTTGTCACTTTGAATAAACTCCAATCTTTAAATGGTGTCATCACCCTACCTGCTATTATGTCCGCAACCAGTATTGATTTAATGGCGAGCACCCTCACTCCTCATGGACCTATCTATACTCTTATATCCCAACACCACTTGGTTCCAGTTGACAAAAAAATTTAA
- the secD gene encoding protein translocase subunit SecD: protein MAKKTGLLGAVIVAILLMALIIDIPALAKFVGFKNGWTIHEGLDLQGGTHLVYQTDLSKVAAGDETTAVMGVVDVIRRRIDALGVSEPLIQKTKDNSRVIVELPGIKDVNQAIGLIGQTAQLEFREGIVGQSIDASNKVIAYEYDKWKDIGLTGANFARAEAQIDQSSSSLVQKPVVAIEFDSTGAKIFAEATKRNLQKPLAIFLDKQLLSAPTVQDEITDGQAIINGSFSLQEAKSLAIQLNAGALPVPVKLISQNNIGATLGQEAVTKSIVAGLLGLLMVLLFMIIFYRLPGILASLALIIYAIISLAIFIFIPVTMTLAGIAGFIISVGMAIDANILIFERMKEEIREGRSILAAIDAGFYRAWTSIRDSNISTLITCVILYYFGSGLIRGFALTLGIGVFISMFSAITITHTLLRLVAATPLVKNLKLWGAKSL from the coding sequence ATGGCAAAGAAAACAGGTCTGTTAGGGGCAGTTATCGTGGCAATTCTCCTGATGGCCTTAATTATCGATATTCCAGCTTTAGCTAAATTCGTCGGATTTAAAAATGGCTGGACGATTCATGAGGGCTTGGACTTGCAAGGCGGTACTCATCTGGTTTACCAGACGGATTTAAGCAAAGTTGCCGCTGGCGATGAAACCACTGCCGTTATGGGAGTAGTGGATGTTATCCGACGCCGAATCGACGCTTTGGGTGTGTCTGAGCCGTTGATCCAAAAAACTAAAGATAATTCTCGGGTAATTGTGGAATTGCCGGGTATTAAAGATGTTAACCAAGCTATTGGCCTGATCGGTCAAACTGCTCAATTGGAATTCCGCGAAGGGATAGTGGGGCAGAGTATCGACGCCAGCAACAAAGTGATTGCTTACGAATACGACAAATGGAAAGACATTGGATTGACGGGCGCTAATTTTGCCAGAGCCGAGGCCCAGATCGATCAAAGCAGCAGTTCGTTAGTGCAAAAACCGGTGGTGGCAATAGAGTTCGATAGTACCGGTGCTAAAATTTTTGCCGAGGCGACCAAGCGTAATCTCCAAAAACCCCTAGCTATCTTTTTAGATAAACAGCTGCTCTCGGCTCCGACAGTTCAAGATGAGATCACGGATGGCCAAGCGATTATTAATGGTAGCTTTTCTCTGCAAGAGGCTAAAAGTTTAGCCATTCAGCTGAATGCCGGTGCCTTGCCCGTGCCAGTCAAATTAATTTCTCAAAACAATATTGGCGCCACCTTAGGGCAAGAAGCGGTGACGAAAAGCATTGTGGCGGGATTACTCGGACTGTTAATGGTATTGCTCTTCATGATCATCTTTTATCGTTTGCCGGGCATTTTAGCTTCACTGGCATTAATTATTTATGCCATTATTTCTTTAGCTATCTTTATCTTCATTCCGGTAACGATGACCCTGGCTGGTATCGCCGGTTTTATTATCTCGGTCGGTATGGCGATCGATGCCAATATTCTTATTTTTGAACGGATGAAAGAAGAAATCAGGGAAGGCCGCAGTATTTTAGCAGCAATTGATGCGGGATTCTATCGGGCCTGGACTTCTATCCGCGATTCGAACATCTCTACTTTAATTACCTGTGTTATTTTGTATTACTTTGGTTCCGGGTTAATTAGGGGATTTGCTCTGACTTTGGGTATCGGCGTGTTTATCAGCATGTTTAGCGCCATTACCATCACGCATACCTTATTGCGCTTAGTCGCAGCGACTCCGCTCGTAAAAAATCTTAAACTTTGGGGAGCCAAATCACTATGA
- a CDS encoding GIY-YIG nuclease family protein, with the protein MKKGYVYILTNKPRGVLYVGVTSTLVQRLDQHYLSEIKSFTKKYRLKRLVYLEEFDSVIEAIAREKQLKRWHRQWKINLIESVNPKWKDLLRDAETSSA; encoded by the coding sequence ATGAAGAAAGGTTATGTTTATATCCTCACCAATAAGCCAAGGGGTGTGCTTTATGTTGGCGTAACCAGTACCCTTGTTCAACGATTAGATCAGCATTATTTATCCGAAATCAAATCCTTCACCAAAAAATATCGGCTTAAGCGACTAGTTTATTTGGAAGAATTCGATTCGGTAATAGAAGCTATTGCCAGAGAAAAGCAACTGAAAAGATGGCATCGTCAGTGGAAAATCAACTTGATTGAGAGTGTTAACCCTAAATGGAAGGATTTACTAAGAGATGCTGAAACAAGTTCAGCATGA